DNA sequence from the Amycolatopsis sp. Hca4 genome:
GGATACTGACACGGTTGAAATGCCTCCGGGGCACTCCCGCCACCTCCATGCCTCACCCAGCCGGTGACCGACACGCGATGCCGTGCTGATCACCCTAGCGGGCAGGACACCGTCAAGACACCTTGATTTTCGCCGCCGCCCGCGGCCGCCCGACGCCCTGCCAGGACAGCCCGGCGTCCACGATCACCCGCGGGTCGAGCAGGTTGCGCGTGTCGACGACGTCGATGCCCTCCATGAGCTCGGCCATCGCCGCCCAGTCGAGGTGCTTGAACTCGGCCCATTCGGTCAGCACGACGACGGCGTCCGCGTCCTTCGCGACCTGGTAGGCGTCGTCGACGACGGTCATCCCGGCGATCTCGCCGTCGACCGCCGGGTCGTAAGCGATCAGCTCGGCACCCAGCGCGCACAGCACCGACGAGACGGCGAGCGCGGGCGAGTCGCGCAGGTCGTTGGTGCCCGCCTTGAAGGCCAGGCCCAGCACGCCGATCCGGGCGCCGGCCAGTGTCCCGCCGACCGCGCCGGCGATCTTCGCGACGATCCGGTCGCGCTGGGCGAGGTTCTCGTCGATGGCCGAGGTCAGCATGGTGAAGTCGTAGTTCACCGACTCGGCCACCTTGACCAGCGCGCTGGTGTCCTTGGGCAGGCAGGAGCCGCCCCAGCCCGGGCCGGGCTTGAGGAACGTCCGCCCGATCCGGCGGTCGTAGCCCATCCCCTCGGTGACGAGCTCGATGTCCGCGCCGAGCCGTTCGCACAGCTCGGCGATCGAGTTGACGTAGGACAGCTTGAGCGCGAGGTAGCAGTTGGCCGCGTACTTCACCAGCTCCGCGCTCGCCGCGTCGGCGACGACGACCGGCGCGTCGAGCTCGGCGTACAACTCACCGACCCAGCGCGCGGCCGCGAGGTCGTCCGAGCCGACGACGATCCGGTCCGGGCCCAGGAAGTCGGCGACCGCGGTGCCTTCGCGGAGGAACTCCGGGTTCGACACCACCGGCACGTCGGTGCGGCCGACCAGCTCCCGGATCCGCTTCGACGTACCGACCGGCACGGTCGACTTGGTGACCAGCGCACAGCCGGCGGGCAGGACGTCCTTGATCTCGGCGGCGACGGCTTCGACCGCGCGCAGGTCGGCGGAACCACCCGCGCCCATCGGCGTCGGGACGCAGAGGAACACCGCCTGCGCGTGGCGCACCGCCTCCCGCGCGCCGACGACGAACTGGAGCCGCCCGGCCGCGAGCCCGCGGTCGACCAGGTCGGCAAGGCCGGGTTCGAGGATGTCGACGCGGCCGGCGGCCAGCCGCGAGACCTTCGCGCGGTCGACGTCCACACAGGTGACGAAATGCCCGAGACTCGCCAGGCACGCCCCCGTGGTCAAGCCGACGTATCCGGTTCCTACCACCACGATGCGAGCTGGCGTCATGCTGCTGAAGGTCTCAGCCGGACGTGACCACCGCGCTAACGGAAACAGACGGGCCCGGAAGCGGTGAGCGAAGACACGAACCCCGCCGATGCGAACGAGCGTTAACCTGGGTCGGCGAATCGGACCAGGCGAAGGGAACGGCACAGATGCAGATCACGGACACGGCGGCGCTCGTCACGGGCGGCGCGTCGGGCCTCGGCGGGGCCACGGCCAAGGCGCTCGCGGCCAAGGGCGCGCGGGTGTTCGCGCTGGACCTGGCGTCGTCCATCGAGAAGGCCGAGCAGATCGACGGCATCACCTACGTCGAGGCCGACGTCACCGACGTCGAGCAGGTCGAGGCGGCCGTCGCGACGGCCGCGGGCTCCGGCGTGCCGCTGCGGACCGTGGTGAACTGCGCCGGCATCGGGCCGTCCGCGCGGATCCTGTCCAAGAAGGGCCGCCACGACCTCGCGCTCTACGCGAAGGTCATCCAGATCAACCTCGTCGGCACGTTCAACGTGCTGACCATCGCCTCCGAGGCGATCGCCAAGACCGAGCCGCTCGAAGACGACGCCCGCGGCGTCATCATCAACACCGCGTCGATCGCCGCGTTCGACGGCCAGATCGGGCAGGTCGCCTACTCGTCGTCCAAGGGCGGCGTCGTCGGCATGACCCTGCCGGCCGCCCGCGACCTGGCTTCGCACGGCATCCGCGTGCTGACCATCGCGCCGGGCATCGTCGACACCCCGATGCTCGCCACGGTCAGCGACGAGTTCCGCGCGTCGCTCGCGGCCGGCGTCCCGTTCCCGAAGCGGCTCGCGCGGCCGGACGAGTACGCGCAGCTCGCGCTGTCGCTGATCGACCACGACTACCTGAACGGCGAGGTCGTCCGGATGGACGGCTCGCTGCGGATGGCCCCGCGCTGACCCACCCCGCCGGGGCACGGGCTCGTGCCCCGGCGGTCGTGGCTCAGCGGGTCAGCCGGACCTCCAAGCCGATGCCGTCGGCCGTGATCGAGCAGCCGCCGAACGCGCTCTCCGCGGCCAGCGTCTCGAACTGGGCGGCCGTGAACGCGCGGCGGCGCAGCCACCCGAGCGTCTGCCGGACGGTGAACCCGGCGACCACGCCGACGTGCATGCCGGCGACCTCGCGGTCGATGTCCGCGCCGGTGGCCTCGTGGTTGAGGTCGTGGATCACCGCGTAGCCGCCCGGCCGCAGCACCCGGTGCATCTCGTCCAGCGCCGTCACCGGCTGCCGGAAGTTCTTGAACGCGGCCTGGCAGACCAGGAAGTCGAACGACTCCGCGGCGAAGGGCGCGTGCGTGATGTCGCCCTGGCGGAAGTCGACGTCCGGGCCGTTCTCCCTGGCGATTTCCACCATCGTGTGACTGATGTCCAGCCCGGTGACGCGGAAGCCGCGCTTCGCCAGCTCGACGGCGAAGAAGCCGGGGCCGGGCGCCACCTCGAGGACCTCGGCGCCCTCCGGCCAGCCCGCGGTGACCTGGTCCGCCTGCCGCCGGTACTGCGCGAGCTGGGCGTCGGTGCCGCGGTTCTTGGCGTACCAGCGGGCCTGGAATCCCTCCATCTCGGGCACTTTGTGCTTGCGGGTCGTCTCCATGGATCTCTCCTGTTCGGTTGAGCCGAACCGAAGAGCCACCCGGTTATCCTTGCGGTGCCACCTCGTGACCGGGCGTGCTCGGTTCGGGGTCGAGGACCCCGGGCGGTGTGCCAGCACCTCCCGGGGTCCGTGCTATTTCTCCACGAGCTCCCCGAAGTCGTCGGGGAGCTCGCCGGTCTCGTAGAAGCGCCGCCAGGCGTCGATGCCCGGCAGGGTGCCGCTGGTCAGTTCGTCGAGGAAACCGCGCACCCAGCGCGCCTCGGCCTCCGTCATCGCGATGTCGTACTCGACCTCGATCAGGAAGATCCGCGGCATCAGCGGCCGCAGCTGCTCCAGCACCGCCCGCTGCTTCCCGGCCCGCTCGTCGAGCCGGGCGAGCCGCTCCCGCAGCTTGCTGATCGCCTGGTCCGGCCCGAGGACGCCGATCAGCGACAGCCCGGAGCGGAACCGCGGCGGTTCCGGGTCGAGCGTGCCGACGAGCTCGCGGACCCAGTCCTCGAACTCCGCGCGGCCGGCCGGGGTGATCCGGTAGACGGTCCGCTCGGGTCGGCCGCCGTCCTTCACGCTGCCGACGGCCTCGACGAAGCCGTGTTTCTCCAGGTTGGCGACGACGGTGTAGAGCGAGCCCCACTTGATCGGCAGGTCCTCGTCCTTGCCGCGTTCCTTGAGCACGGTCGCCATCTCGTACGGGTGCATCGGGCGTTCCGATACGACGGACAGCACGGCCAGGCCCAGCAGGTTGCCGACCTTCCGCCGCTTCATGCTCGACTCCTCGTCTACGAATACTCGTCCACGAGTATTACGCAGGACGTGTCAGCAGGCAAGTGTCTTAGTCGACAAAACACCTCAGAGGTCGAACATGTACGGCACTTCGGCCTGGGCCCGCGCGTCGATCCACTCGCGCAGCGCCCGCGTCGCGAGGACGTCGTCCTCGTTGTAGCGCAGGAGCCGTTCGCGCTGGTCGCCGTCCGGCTTCTCGCCGTCCATGCCCACGGCGTCGCGGTACCAGCGCATCGACGCCTCGCCGCCGGCCTCCGGGTCGCGCCAGGAGAAGCCGGCCACCGGCGCGATCACCTTCAGGCCCTTGCCGTGGGAGCAGAGGAACTGGTCGGTGACACTGCGGAAGAGGTCCACCCACTGCTCGGAATCCACAAAGGACTGGATGTCCTTCTTCGACGGGACGCCGGGGTGGTCGCCGAACCGCTCGACCGAGCCGAAGAGCCAGCGGTTCTCGGCGAGCGCGTTGTAGCAGTAGGCGCGGAAGGTCAGGCCCGCCGCTTCGGTGCGCTCGCGGACGTCGGTGAGCCAGGCCCAGAACTCGGCGAAGGAGCGGGCTTCGTCGTCGGTGGGCAGCGGGTCCCACGTCGCGAAGGCGCGGTAGCCCTGCGGGACGCCGATGTCGGCGCCGCTGAGCAGGCAGCCCCAGAGGTACGCGCCGGCGTCGCCGAAGCTCTCCATGTCGACGTCGACCTCGACGTCGGCGCGCGGCACCTCGACCCGGCCGACCCGGCGGACCAGCGTCAGGTCGGCCAGCCAGGCCCGGGCGAGCACGACGGCGTCCGGGAAGCTGACGCCGGTCCAGTTCACCTCCGGCGATTCGCCTGCCGGGTCGAGCGCGGCCAGCTTGTCCACAGTGGACACGCCGGCCCGGCGCAGCTCGACGGCGTCCTCGCCGCGCACGACCAGGCTGACGTCGCGGGTTTCGTTCAGCACGACCTCGCAGGTCGGCCACCACGGGCAGCGCCGGCACTCCAGCACACGCGACGGCTCGGCGAGCGGCTCCTCCCCGTTCGCGGCGGCGGTCGCGATGGCCAGCCGGTCGGCGAAGCGGGCCTGGTACTCGGTGAGCGCGGTGCGCCCGCCCGGCCAGGTGGCGGCGGTGAGGTCGTGCCAGACGACGACGTCGGCGTCGAGGCCGATCACGCCGCCGAGGGCGTGGCTCTCGTCGGCCTGCCCGAGCGTCTGCAGCATGCGGCGGACGTGCACGAGCCGGAGCTGGTCACGCGGCTGCGACCGGACCTTGCGGCCTTCGTCGGCCTTGCGGTGCCCCGGGTCGAGGTCGGTCAGCTCGGTGACGACGGCGCCGGCACCGCGGTCGGTGATGCGGTGGCGCACGACGAGCACCGGGACGTACCCGCGGCCGCTGCGGACGAGCAGGTCGACGCCGCCGCGCCGGTGCCCGGCCGGGTCGACCGGCAGCAGCGCGCCCCAGATGTAGCGGGCGCCCTCGGCGAAGGCCTGCAGCGTCTGCTCGACGCGCTCGTGGGCGGGCAGGTCCCGGTCGATCTTCACCCAGTGGTCGTCGTTGGCGGCCACCAGCCGGGCGGCGATGTCCTCGCGGTGCGCGGTGGCGTCGGCGATCCGCTGCTGCGCGGTGGGGTCCGGCGGCGAGAGCGGGACCTCGCGCATGGCGGGATCGTGCTCGAGGTGCACGCGGCGACGGCAGCGGCTGACCGCACCCGCGTCGAGTACCACCTCGGTGTTCATGGAGATCACTCTAGATTCCCACGGCCGAGCCGACATGCCCGCCACCCAGGCGACCAGTAAGTTCGACCTCGACACGTCGCAGGAGGTGCCATGGCGCGCAAGGCCAAGGTCGAGGGTGAAGCCAGGTTCACCCCTAAGAGGGCGAAGAACGCGGTCGCGGTGGCCAAGGTGCTCGGCCCGGCGGTGCTCCCGGTGGTGGCACCGCTGGCGGTGCGAGCGGCCGGCGCGGCCAGGGAGGCGTACGACCGCTACCAGGCGCGCAAGCTGGGTGTCTCGGTCGACCGGCTGGGCGAGTACACCGGCCGGGGCGCGGCGCTGCACGCACGAATCGCGGGGGTGGCCGACGGCTGCCGCGACCTGCAGAAGTCGGAGAAGGCTTCGGAGGCGGACCGGGAGTTCGCGCGGGACGCGATGGGAACGCTGGAGCAGCTGTCGGCATCGGTCCGGGCGGCGGAGCGGATGCCGGCGGCGCGACGGAAGTCGGTGCACCGGGCGGTGGCCGGGGAGCTGGAGCGGCTCGAGGGGCAGTTGCTGAACCGCCTCGGCCTCTGACGGCACCGGCCGGCACCGCAAAACTGTCGGTGCCGGCCGGTAGCGTGGAAAACGGGGGGCGCCCCGCGGGCTACTGGATGAAGCCCTTCTTGACCATCCAGTCGTGGGCGACCTTGCCTGCGTCCTTGCCGTCGACGTCGACCTGCTTGCACAGTTCGACCATCTGCTCGTTGTCGATCGCCGCGGTCACCTTCTCCAACGGGCCGCGGACCTCCGGGTGCTGCTTCAGCCACTCCGTTCGGAGCGTGGCCACCGCGTTGTACTGGGGGAACGCTTTCTTGTCGTCCTCCAAAACCCGCAAATTCAGCCCGGAGATCCGGCCGTCCGTGGTGAAGACCTCGCCCACCGGGCAGGTTCCGCTCACCACCGCCGAATAGATCGTTCCGATGCCGAAGTTCTTCACCGTCGGGTTCTGGAAGCCATATGCCTTGACCGCCGCCGGGAAGCCGTCCTGGCGGCTGGTGAACTCCGTCTCCAGGCAGAACACCGCCTGGTCCGGCTTCTGCTTGATGAACGCCGCCAGGTCCGACGTCGTCTTCAGGTTGTTGGCCGCGCCGTACTTCTCCGTCACCGCGAACGCGTACTGGTCGTTCAGCGGCGAATAGTTGAGCCAGGTGACGCCGAACTTCTCCTCGTCCGCCTTGGCCGTCGCCTCGTACTGGGCCTTCTCGCCGCCGGGGACCGGGAGCTCGTTGCCCTGGTAGTTGATCCAGCCCGTGCCCGTGTACTCCCACGTCACGTCCGTCTGGCCCGACAGCA
Encoded proteins:
- a CDS encoding UDP-glucose/GDP-mannose dehydrogenase family protein, which encodes MTPARIVVVGTGYVGLTTGACLASLGHFVTCVDVDRAKVSRLAAGRVDILEPGLADLVDRGLAAGRLQFVVGAREAVRHAQAVFLCVPTPMGAGGSADLRAVEAVAAEIKDVLPAGCALVTKSTVPVGTSKRIRELVGRTDVPVVSNPEFLREGTAVADFLGPDRIVVGSDDLAAARWVGELYAELDAPVVVADAASAELVKYAANCYLALKLSYVNSIAELCERLGADIELVTEGMGYDRRIGRTFLKPGPGWGGSCLPKDTSALVKVAESVNYDFTMLTSAIDENLAQRDRIVAKIAGAVGGTLAGARIGVLGLAFKAGTNDLRDSPALAVSSVLCALGAELIAYDPAVDGEIAGMTVVDDAYQVAKDADAVVVLTEWAEFKHLDWAAMAELMEGIDVVDTRNLLDPRVIVDAGLSWQGVGRPRAAAKIKVS
- a CDS encoding SDR family NAD(P)-dependent oxidoreductase, coding for MQITDTAALVTGGASGLGGATAKALAAKGARVFALDLASSIEKAEQIDGITYVEADVTDVEQVEAAVATAAGSGVPLRTVVNCAGIGPSARILSKKGRHDLALYAKVIQINLVGTFNVLTIASEAIAKTEPLEDDARGVIINTASIAAFDGQIGQVAYSSSKGGVVGMTLPAARDLASHGIRVLTIAPGIVDTPMLATVSDEFRASLAAGVPFPKRLARPDEYAQLALSLIDHDYLNGEVVRMDGSLRMAPR
- a CDS encoding class I SAM-dependent methyltransferase, encoding METTRKHKVPEMEGFQARWYAKNRGTDAQLAQYRRQADQVTAGWPEGAEVLEVAPGPGFFAVELAKRGFRVTGLDISHTMVEIARENGPDVDFRQGDITHAPFAAESFDFLVCQAAFKNFRQPVTALDEMHRVLRPGGYAVIHDLNHEATGADIDREVAGMHVGVVAGFTVRQTLGWLRRRAFTAAQFETLAAESAFGGCSITADGIGLEVRLTR
- a CDS encoding PadR family transcriptional regulator — its product is MKRRKVGNLLGLAVLSVVSERPMHPYEMATVLKERGKDEDLPIKWGSLYTVVANLEKHGFVEAVGSVKDGGRPERTVYRITPAGRAEFEDWVRELVGTLDPEPPRFRSGLSLIGVLGPDQAISKLRERLARLDERAGKQRAVLEQLRPLMPRIFLIEVEYDIAMTEAEARWVRGFLDELTSGTLPGIDAWRRFYETGELPDDFGELVEK
- a CDS encoding TM0106 family RecB-like putative nuclease, translating into MNTEVVLDAGAVSRCRRRVHLEHDPAMREVPLSPPDPTAQQRIADATAHREDIAARLVAANDDHWVKIDRDLPAHERVEQTLQAFAEGARYIWGALLPVDPAGHRRGGVDLLVRSGRGYVPVLVVRHRITDRGAGAVVTELTDLDPGHRKADEGRKVRSQPRDQLRLVHVRRMLQTLGQADESHALGGVIGLDADVVVWHDLTAATWPGGRTALTEYQARFADRLAIATAAANGEEPLAEPSRVLECRRCPWWPTCEVVLNETRDVSLVVRGEDAVELRRAGVSTVDKLAALDPAGESPEVNWTGVSFPDAVVLARAWLADLTLVRRVGRVEVPRADVEVDVDMESFGDAGAYLWGCLLSGADIGVPQGYRAFATWDPLPTDDEARSFAEFWAWLTDVRERTEAAGLTFRAYCYNALAENRWLFGSVERFGDHPGVPSKKDIQSFVDSEQWVDLFRSVTDQFLCSHGKGLKVIAPVAGFSWRDPEAGGEASMRWYRDAVGMDGEKPDGDQRERLLRYNEDDVLATRALREWIDARAQAEVPYMFDL
- a CDS encoding DUF6474 family protein, with amino-acid sequence MARKAKVEGEARFTPKRAKNAVAVAKVLGPAVLPVVAPLAVRAAGAAREAYDRYQARKLGVSVDRLGEYTGRGAALHARIAGVADGCRDLQKSEKASEADREFARDAMGTLEQLSASVRAAERMPAARRKSVHRAVAGELERLEGQLLNRLGL
- a CDS encoding glycine betaine ABC transporter substrate-binding protein, yielding MKLRRLAVVALLGVTLSSCGLTVNQAVPYDIKPGSIQPIPALQGVKVTVGSKDFTENIILAYMAEMALTAAGADVVDLSDIKGSNSSRQALLSGQTDVTWEYTGTGWINYQGNELPVPGGEKAQYEATAKADEEKFGVTWLNYSPLNDQYAFAVTEKYGAANNLKTTSDLAAFIKQKPDQAVFCLETEFTSRQDGFPAAVKAYGFQNPTVKNFGIGTIYSAVVSGTCPVGEVFTTDGRISGLNLRVLEDDKKAFPQYNAVATLRTEWLKQHPEVRGPLEKVTAAIDNEQMVELCKQVDVDGKDAGKVAHDWMVKKGFIQ